Proteins encoded within one genomic window of Tamandua tetradactyla isolate mTamTet1 chromosome 11, mTamTet1.pri, whole genome shotgun sequence:
- the FEM1A gene encoding protein fem-1 homolog A: MDLRTAVYNAARDGKLQLLQKLLNGRSREELEELTGEVAGGGTPLLIAARHGHLDVVEYLVDRCGASVEAGGSVRFDGETIEGAPPLWAASAAGHLDVVRSLLRRGASVNRTTRTNSTPLRAACFDGHLEVVRYLVGEHQADLEVANRHGHTCLMISCYKGHREIARYLLEQGAQVNRRSAKGNTALHDCAESGSLEILQLLLGCNARMERDGYGMTPLLAASVTGHTNIVEYLIQEQPGQEQAAGEEAQPGLSREDTSSSRGCPKPLGARCSKSSPEEPPNGESYESCCPTSREAAVEALELLGATYVDKKRDLLGALKHWRRAMELRHQGGEYLPKPEPQQLVLAYDYSREVNTAEELEALITDPDEMRMQALLIRERILGPSHPDTSYYIRYRGAVYADSGNFERCIRLWKYALDMQQNSLEPLSPMTASSFLSFAELFSYVLQDRAVKGSLGTQIGFTDLMGVLSKGVREVERALQLPKEPGDSSQFTKALAIILHLLYLLEKVECTPAQEHLKHQTVYRLLKCAPRGKNGFTPLHMAVDKDTTNVGRYPVGRFPSLQVVKVLLSCGADPDSRDFDNNTPLHIAAQNDCPAIMNALIEAGAHMDATNAFKKTAYELLDEKLLAKSSVQPFNYVTLQCLAARALDKNKIPYKGFIPEELEAFIELH, translated from the coding sequence ATGGACCTCCGTACCGCCGTGTACAACGCCGCCCGCGACGGCAAACTACAGCTGCTCCAGAAGCTGCTGAACGGCCGGAGCCGGGAGGAGTTGGAGGAGCTGACGGGCGAGGTGGCCGGCGGGGGAACGCCGCTGCTCATCGCCGCCCGCCACGGCCACCTGGATGTGGTGGAGTACCTGGTGGACAGGTGCGGCGCGAGTGTGGAGGCCGGCGGGTCGGTGCGCTTCGATGGCGAGACCATCGAGGGGGCGCCGCCGCTGTGGGCCGCCTCCGCCGCCGGCCACCTGGACGTGGTGCGGAGCCTGCTGCGCCGCGGGGCCTCGGTGAACCGCACCACGCGCACCAACTCGACGCCGCTGCGCGCCGCCTGCTTCGACGGGCACCTCGAAGTCGTGCGTTACCTGGTGGGCGAGCACCAGGCCGACCTGGAGGTCGCCAACCGGCACGGGCACACGTGCCTCATGATCTCCTGTTATAAGGGCCACCGCGAGATCGCCCGCTACCTGCTGGAGCAGGGTGCCCAGGTGAACCGGCGCAGCGCTAAGGGCAACACGGCCCTGCATGACTGCGCCGAGTCCGGCAGCCTGGAGATCCTGCAGCTGCTGCTGGGTTGCAACGCCCGCATGGAACGCGACGGCTACGGCATGACCCCGCTCCTAGCGGCCAGTGTCACCGGCCACACCAATATCGTGGAGTACCTCATCCAGGAGCAACCTGGACAGGAGCAGGCCGCTGGGGAAGAGGCACAGCCAGGGCTCTCCCGGGAGGACACTTCCTCCAGTCGCGGATGCCCGAAGCCACTGGGGGCCCGCTGCTCAAAGTCTTCCCCAGAGGAACCACCTAACGGCGAATCTTACGAAAGCTGCTGCCCCACTAGCCGGGAAGCTGCAGTGGAGGCCTTGGAATTGCTGGGCGCCACGTATGTGGATAAGAAGCGCGATCTGCTGGGAGCCCTCAAACACTGGAGACGGGCCATGGAGTTGCGCCACCAGGGGGGTGAGTATTTGCCCAAGCCGGAGCCCCAGCAGCTGGTCCTGGCCTACGACTATTCCCGAGAGGTGAACACCGCGGAGGAGCTGGAAGCGCTCATCACCGACCCCGACGAGATGCGGATGCAGGCCCTGCTGATCCGGGAACGAATCCTGGGCCCCTCCCATCCAGACACTTCCTACTACATCCGCTACCGGGGGGCCGTGTACGCAGACTCGGGCAATTTTGAGCGCTGCATCCGCTTGTGGAAATATGCCCTGGACATGCAACAGAACAGCCTGGAGCCTCTGAGTCCCATGACGGCCAGCAGTTTCCTCTCCTTTGCCGAACTCTTCTCTTACGTGCTGCAGGACCGGGCGGTGAAGGGCAGCCTGGGCACGCAGATCGGCTTCACGGATCTCATGGGGGTGCTCAGTAAAGGGGTCCGAGAGGTGGAGCGGGCCCTGCAGCTCCCCAAGGAACCGGGGGACTCCTCCCAGTTCACCAAGGCCCTGGCCATCATCCTCCATCTGCTGTACCTGTTGGAGAAAGTGGAATGTACCCCTGCTCAGGAGCACCTCAAGCACCAGACCGTCTACCGGCTGCTCAAGTGCGCCCCCCGCGGCAAGAACGGCTTCACCCCTTTGCACATGGCCGTGGACAAGGACACCACCAACGTGGGCCGCTACCCGGTGGGCAGATTCCCCTCCCTCCAGGTGGTCAAGGTGCTCCTCAGCTGCGGGGCCGACCCCGACAGCAGGGACTTTGACAACAACACCCCGCTGCACATAGCAGCCCAGAACGACTGCCCGGCCATCATGAACGCCCTGATCGAAGCCGGGGCCCACATGGACGCCACCAACGCCTTCAAGAAGACGGCCTATGAGCTGCTGGACGAGAAGCTGCTGGCCAAGAGCTCGGTCCAGCCCTTCAACTACGTGACCCTCCAGTGCCTTGCCGCCCGAGCCCTGGACAAGAACAAGATTCCCTACAAGGGCTTCATCCCGGAAGAGCTGGAGGCGTTCATCGAACTGCACTGA